The Musa acuminata AAA Group cultivar baxijiao chromosome BXJ2-2, Cavendish_Baxijiao_AAA, whole genome shotgun sequence genome has a segment encoding these proteins:
- the LOC135583335 gene encoding clp protease adapter protein ClpF, chloroplastic-like isoform X4 — protein sequence MMPGVCISSSLAASANGGSCGAVTMVNSDVRLLCKIPMNSVIIGPSLRRQELLRLHPTSSSRTRRMSSRVRATWPFRSNGKEMDVNIERSEAANEDILIFFFQLDLETRIQYALNMEQYEAAQQLRNKLDEVEAEIIKQREAKRGSTKSEAQDKAINLLRLRADMQKAIEDENYAVAAELRDEISKLETEILAASAKALAYENIQYAFRLGQRVRHKKFGYRAVICGMDPVCCESSSWMEIAHVDKLLQGRNQPFYQVLVDVRADPNLLVAYGQV from the exons ATGATGCCAGGTGTTTGCATAAGCAGCAGCTTGGCAGCCTCTGCAAATGGAGGGAGTTGTGGGGCTGTTACCATGGTTAACAGTGATGTACGACTTCTTTGTAAGATCCCTATGAACTCTGTGATCATTGGGCCATCTCTACGGCGCCAGGAACTTCTGAGGTTACACCCCACCAGCTCGAGTAGAACAAGAAGAATGAGTTCCCGGGTTAGAGCTACATGGCCATTCAGGAGCAATGGCAAAGAGATGGATGTCAATATAGAGCGCAGTGAGGCTGCGAACGAGGACATCTTGATTTTCTTTTTTCAGTTGGACTTGGAGACTCGAATCCAG TATGCTTTAAACATGGAACAATATGAAGCTGCTCAACAGTTAAGGAACAAACTTGATGAG GTTGAAGCAGAAATTATTAAGCAACGGGAAGCTAAAAGGGGTTCGACAAAGAGTGAAGCTCAGGACAAGGCCATAAATCTATTACGACTCCG TGCTGACATGCAGAAAGCTATAGAGGATGAAAACTATGCTGTTGCTGCTGAGTTGCGTGATGAAATATCCAAACTTGAG ACTGAGATTCTAGCTGCATCAGCAAAAGCTCTTGCTTATGAGAACATCCAATATGCATTTCGTCTTGGGCAGAGAGTACGACATAAAAAGTTTG GTTATCGAGCTGTAATTTGTGGCATGGATCCTGTATGCTGTGAATCAAGTTCATGGATGGAGATTGCACATGTTGATAAGTTGCTTCAAGGGCGAAATCAACCATTTTATCAG GTATTGGTTGATGTACGTGCAGATCCCAATCTTCTAGTCGCATATG
- the LOC135583335 gene encoding clp protease adapter protein ClpF, chloroplastic-like isoform X3: MMPGVCISSSLAASANGGSCGAVTMVNSDVRLLCKIPMNSVIIGPSLRRQELLRLHPTSSSRTRRMSSRVRATWPFRSNGKEMDVNIERSEAANEDILIFFFQLDLETRIQYALNMEQYEAAQQLRNKLDEVEAEIIKQREAKRGSTKSEAQDKAINLLRLRADMQKAIEDENYAVAAELRDEISKLETEILAASAKALAYENIQYAFRLGQRVRHKKFGYRAVICGMDPVCCESSSWMEIAHVDKLLQGRNQPFYQVVLVDVRADPNLLVAYGQV, translated from the exons ATGATGCCAGGTGTTTGCATAAGCAGCAGCTTGGCAGCCTCTGCAAATGGAGGGAGTTGTGGGGCTGTTACCATGGTTAACAGTGATGTACGACTTCTTTGTAAGATCCCTATGAACTCTGTGATCATTGGGCCATCTCTACGGCGCCAGGAACTTCTGAGGTTACACCCCACCAGCTCGAGTAGAACAAGAAGAATGAGTTCCCGGGTTAGAGCTACATGGCCATTCAGGAGCAATGGCAAAGAGATGGATGTCAATATAGAGCGCAGTGAGGCTGCGAACGAGGACATCTTGATTTTCTTTTTTCAGTTGGACTTGGAGACTCGAATCCAG TATGCTTTAAACATGGAACAATATGAAGCTGCTCAACAGTTAAGGAACAAACTTGATGAG GTTGAAGCAGAAATTATTAAGCAACGGGAAGCTAAAAGGGGTTCGACAAAGAGTGAAGCTCAGGACAAGGCCATAAATCTATTACGACTCCG TGCTGACATGCAGAAAGCTATAGAGGATGAAAACTATGCTGTTGCTGCTGAGTTGCGTGATGAAATATCCAAACTTGAG ACTGAGATTCTAGCTGCATCAGCAAAAGCTCTTGCTTATGAGAACATCCAATATGCATTTCGTCTTGGGCAGAGAGTACGACATAAAAAGTTTG GTTATCGAGCTGTAATTTGTGGCATGGATCCTGTATGCTGTGAATCAAGTTCATGGATGGAGATTGCACATGTTGATAAGTTGCTTCAAGGGCGAAATCAACCATTTTATCAGGTT GTATTGGTTGATGTACGTGCAGATCCCAATCTTCTAGTCGCATATG